One genomic region from Pyxicephalus adspersus chromosome 1, UCB_Pads_2.0, whole genome shotgun sequence encodes:
- the LOC140321658 gene encoding brother of CDO-like yields MRSHYTAMVYGITMVQRITDLYVVCCWLLSIVCCLDQPSRAPQFLVQPLSTFQKYGGSVTLSCVVDPANAVISWRLNGVALGAIPGVLVSGGTLVITNLNNDTAGRYQCIAQTPAGAMASVPAIVALASK; encoded by the exons ATGAGATCACACTACACCGCTATGGTATATGGAATCACCATGGTACAGAGAATTACAGATCTCTACGTGGTTTGCTGCTGGTTACTGTCAATCGTCTGCTGTCTCGATCAGCCAT CTCGGGCCCCCCAGTTCCTGGTCCAGCCTCTATCCACATTCCAGAAGTATGGCGGCTCCGTAACTCTCTCCTGCGTGGTGGACCCAGCCAACGCCGTGATTTCCTGGCGACTGAATGGAGTGGCACTGGGGGCCATCCCTGGGGTCTTGGtgtccggaggaaccctggtcatCACCAACCTGAATAATGACACTGCCGGGAGATATCAGTGCATCGCCCAGACCCCGGCCGGAGCCATGGCGAGCGTGCCGGCTATCGTGGCCTTGGCCAGTAagtaa
- the BOC gene encoding brother of CDO encodes MPSGNLQIVKATQEDEGTYQCAAYNPVTQEVKKSVSSDRLRVRRSTSEVARIIYPPVAQTIIVTKGQSLFLECVASGMPPPRITWAKDGSDVIEQNKTRFLLSNLLIESTSEEDSGTYTCTASNGMGDGGSAFIFYNVQVFEPPEVSMDMSQQMVSWGQTAKFTCEVKGNPPPSVVWLRNAVPVLPTLRHRISRKILRVSSVGREDDGIYQCMAENEVGSAQALTLLMTTRTGTFISPKLDLGAWTPTEAPIPDDKQLLLKAQLKPRLPTPGSPTPCPSDKTVLQPEAPIILSSPRTPKTDFYELVWKPRHNGKATIQYYTVKHRKQVGNVSDEWTFSQVPGTQNRLTLTKLDPGSLYEVEMAAYNCAGEGQTSMMTFRTGRRPKPDIIASKEVQIQKDDPGTSTQSSNQSDNNRLSPPEAPDRPTISAASETSVYVTWIPRGNGGFPIQSFRVEYKKLKQPGDWILATRDIPPSRLSVEITELEKGMSYKFRVRALNILGESQPSAASKPYVVSGYTNRINDRPVTGPYITFTEAINETTIMLKWMYVPASNNNTPIHGFYIYYRPTDSDNDSDYKKDVVEGDRYWHSISHLQPETSYDIKMRCYNEGGESDFSNVMICETKARKSSSQPGRPPQSVVLTPPPPSGRGGVMGPATVPRSSDLPYLIVGVVLGSIVLLIVAFTPICLWRALSKQKQTTDITFPSSGILNSSCQYTMVPLRGNPTVSTIPYTNGTFVNGTGPPAKIIYSGGKQRDYCSKTLQQDEASTLLSGGDIGPTEPADHQQTSQLCRAESCEMTILYEDETTHPYVEISHHEGHTSVLDVNRFPILAVPSEEPLCHGSSCHLPPAESSIGIDNTTSPADPQHHQDSSQSGDTDSMCPCQHSRPAT; translated from the exons ATGCCCTCGGGAAATCTTCAGATCGTCAAAGCCACCCAGGAGGATGAAGGAACCTATCAGTGTGCTGCGTACAACCCAGTCACTCAGGAAGTGAAGAAGTCGGTCTCCAGCGACCGCCTGCGTGTCCGAC GTTCCACCTCTGAGGTGGCTCGGATTATCTACCCTCCTGTGGCGCAGACCATCATTGTCACCAAAGGTCAGAGCCTCTTCTTAGAGTGCGTGGCCAGCGGCATGCCACCGCCAAGGATCACTTGGGCCAAGGATGGGTCCGATGTTATTGAACAGAACAAGACACGATTTCTGCTCAGCAATCTTCTGATAGAGTCCACaagtgaggaggattctgggacaTATACTTGCACGGCCAGTAATGGAATGGGAGACGGAGGCTCTGCATTTATCTTCTATAATGTCCAAGTTTTTG AGCCACCTGAGGTCAGCATGGACATGTCCCAGCAGATGGTCTCATGGGGTCAGACTGCTAAGTTTACCTGTGAGGTGAAGGGGAATCCTCCTCCATCTGTGGTGTGGTTGAGGAATGCAGTGCCTGTCCTTCCTACCCTGAGACATCGGATCTCTAGAAAGATTCTTCGGGTGAGCAGTGTCGGACGTGAAGATGATGGCATTTATCAATGTATGGCAGAAAACGAAGTAGGAAGTGCACAAGCATTGACTTTGTTGATGACCaccaggacag GAACCTTCATAAGCCCCAAATTGGATTTGGGTGCTTGGACTCCAACAGAAGCCCCTATCCCTGATGACAAACAATTGCTCCTGAAGGCTCAGTTGAAGCCAAGACTACCAACACCAGGATCACCAACTCCTTGCCCGTCTGATAAGACCGTTCTCCAGCCAGAGGCTCCCATAATCCTCAGCTCTCCCCGAACACCCAAGACTGATTTCTATGAACTAGTTTGGAAGCCCAGACACAATGGGAAGGCCACCATCCAGTACTACACTGTGAAACATCGCAAG CAGGTGGGAAATGTGTCTGATGAATGGACCTTTTCTCAGGTTCCCGGAACTCAGAACCGTCTAACGCTCACGAAGCTGGACCCAGGAAGTTTATATGAAGTGGAGATGGCCGCTTACAATTGTGCTGGGGAAGGGCAGACGTCCATGATGACTTTCAGGACAG GACGACGTCCAAAACCCGACATCATAGCCAGCAAAGAGGTGCAGATTCAGAAGGATGACCCGGGAACCAGCACACAAAGCAGCAACCAGTCCGACAATAACCGCCTTTCCC CTCCAGAAGCTCCGGACCGACCCACAATCTCTGCGGCTTCCGAGACCTCTGTTTATGTGACCTGGATCCCGAGAGGCAACGGGGGATTCCCAATCCAGTCTTTCCGCGTGGAGTACAAGAAACTGAAACAGCCAGGTGATTGGATCCTAGCCACCAGAGACATCCCACCATCGAGACTGTCTGTAGAGATCACAGAGCTGGAGAAAG GGATGTCCTACAAGTTCCGGGTCAGAGCTCTAAACATTCTGGGTGAGAGTCAGCCGAGCGCAGCTTCCAAACCGTATGTGGTATCTGGATACACAAACCGCATCAATGATCGTCCAGTCACGGGACCCTACATCACTTTCACCGAGGCCATCAATGAGACCACCATAATGCTAAAATGGATG tatgtcCCAGCAAGCAACAACAACACTCCAATCCACGGCTTCTACATCTACTACCGACCAACGGACAGCGACAATGACAGCGATTATAAGAAGGACGTGGTGGAAG GTGACCGCTATTGGCACTCCATCAGCCACCTTCAGCCGGAGACATCGTACGATATAAAGATGCGGTGTTATAACGAGGGAGGGGAGAGCGATTTCAGCAACGTCATGATCTGCGAGACCAAAG CTCGAAAGTCGTCTTCTCAGCCAGGCCGGCCCCCGCAGTCTGTGGTACTCACACCCCCGCCTCCCTCAGGCAGGGGCGGGGTTATGGGTCCAGCCACCGTGCCTCGATCCAGCGACCTGCCTTACCTGATCGTTGGTGTGGTCCTAGGGTCCATTGTTCTTCTCATCGTGGCGTTCACCCCCATCTGCCTGTGGAGGGCGCTGTCCAAGCAAA AGCAAACCACGGACATCACATTCCCAAGTTCCGGAATTCTGAACTCTTCCTGCCAGTACACTATGGTTCCACTAAGGGGAAACCCCACTGTCAGCACCATACCGTACACCAATGGTACCTTTGTGAATGGAACCGGCCCACCGGCCAAGATCATCTATTCTGGGGGAAAGCAGAGAGATTATTGCTCCAAGACCCTGCAACAG GACGAGGCCAGCACTCTGCTTTCAGGAGGGGACATCGGACCTACAGAACCAGCAGACCATCAACAGACCTCACA GCTATGCCGGGCTGAGTCTTGTGAAATGACCATATTGTATGAGGACGAGACAACTCACCCCTATGTAGAGATCTCCCACCATGAGGGCCACACATCTGTACTAGATGTGAACCGATTCCCTATTCTTGCTGTGCCCTCTGAGGAGCCGCTGTGTCATG GTTCTTCATGTCACCTCCCTCCAGCAGAATCCTCGATCGGCATTGACAACACGACCTCCCCTGCGGACCCCCAGCACCATCAGGACTCCTCGCAGAGCGGGGATACAGACTCCATGTGTCCATGTCAGCACAGCAGACCGGCAACCTAA